A section of the Persephonella sp. genome encodes:
- the accC gene encoding acetyl-CoA carboxylase biotin carboxylase subunit, whose protein sequence is MRKKKIKKVLVANRGEVATRIIRACKELGIRTVAIYSEADHNGIWVKKADEAYMIPGDPLKAYLNFYKIVDLARQTRCDAIHPGYGFLSENADFARYCEKRNIIFIGPKPEHIELFGDKIKSKIAMREVGVPVLPGTDEPITDLNEAKKVAKEIGFPVIIKAAYGGGGRGMRIVEKEEDFEELFKSATSEAEKFFGKGDVFIEKYVKNPRHIEVQIMADKYGNVIHLGERDCSIQRRHQKVVEIAPSPRLNEEVRRELYRVAVKSMFKLGYESVGTLEFLVDEEDNFYFIEMNTRLQVEHTVTETITGVDLVQRMIKIAEGEKLPFLQEDIKFRGYAIEFRINAEDPNKNFAPSPGRITSYYSPGGPGVRIDAAVYKDYIIPPYYDSMIAKLTVWALNWEQTVNRAKRALDEFQVRGVPTNLPLLRQIVRDKDFLAGKFDTGYIDKKLPKFKLKPEEGDPEDLATVIAAAIAAYHRL, encoded by the coding sequence ATGAGAAAGAAAAAAATAAAAAAAGTACTGGTTGCAAACAGAGGTGAAGTTGCAACCCGTATAATCAGGGCATGTAAAGAGCTTGGGATAAGAACTGTTGCTATATATTCGGAAGCTGACCATAACGGTATCTGGGTTAAAAAGGCAGATGAAGCCTATATGATACCCGGCGACCCTCTAAAAGCATATCTGAACTTTTACAAAATTGTCGATCTTGCGAGACAAACAAGGTGTGATGCTATACATCCCGGTTATGGATTTCTATCTGAAAATGCAGATTTTGCAAGGTATTGTGAGAAAAGGAACATAATCTTTATTGGTCCTAAGCCTGAACATATAGAGCTTTTTGGAGACAAAATAAAATCAAAAATCGCAATGCGTGAAGTTGGTGTTCCTGTTTTACCGGGAACAGATGAACCTATCACAGACCTTAATGAAGCCAAAAAAGTTGCAAAAGAGATAGGATTCCCTGTCATTATCAAAGCTGCTTACGGTGGCGGCGGTAGAGGTATGAGAATTGTTGAAAAAGAAGAAGATTTTGAGGAGTTGTTCAAATCTGCCACCAGCGAAGCAGAAAAGTTTTTCGGAAAAGGTGATGTCTTCATAGAAAAATATGTTAAAAATCCAAGACATATAGAAGTTCAAATAATGGCAGATAAATACGGAAATGTTATTCATCTTGGGGAAAGGGATTGTTCTATCCAGAGAAGACACCAAAAAGTTGTTGAAATAGCTCCATCCCCACGTTTAAATGAAGAGGTAAGAAGAGAGCTATACAGAGTAGCCGTTAAATCAATGTTCAAACTGGGATATGAAAGTGTAGGAACTTTGGAATTTCTTGTTGACGAAGAAGATAATTTTTACTTTATAGAAATGAACACAAGGCTACAGGTTGAACATACAGTTACAGAAACAATCACAGGTGTTGACCTGGTTCAAAGAATGATAAAAATTGCAGAAGGAGAGAAATTACCATTCCTGCAGGAAGACATTAAGTTCAGGGGATACGCAATAGAATTTAGAATAAATGCAGAAGACCCTAACAAGAATTTTGCACCTTCTCCAGGAAGAATTACTTCTTACTATTCTCCTGGCGGTCCCGGTGTTAGAATTGATGCAGCAGTTTACAAAGATTATATAATTCCACCATATTATGACTCTATGATTGCTAAACTTACAGTATGGGCTTTAAATTGGGAACAGACAGTAAACAGAGCAAAGAGAGCCCTTGATGAATTTCAGGTTAGAGGAGTTCCAACAAATCTGCCTTTGCTAAGACAGATAGTCAGAGATAAAGATTTCTTGGCAGGAAAATTTGATACAGGATATATAGATAAAAAACTACCTAAATTCAAACTTAAACCTGAAGAAGGTGACCCTGAAGACCTTGCCACAGTGATTGCAGCAGCAATAGCAGCATACCATAGACTATAA
- a CDS encoding aspartate kinase: MPLIVQKYGGTSVGSIERIKNVANKVKRAVDAGNKVVVVSSAMSGETDRLLGLTRELSSRPDPREQDMVVSTGEQVAIGLLAIALKELGIDAISLTGWQVPIITDDAHTKARIRRIDTNRIHAELDKGRVVIVAGFQGIDEYGDITTLGRGGSDTTAVALAAALKADVCEIYTDVTGVFTADPRIVENARKIPVISYEEMMEMASLGSKVMQIRSVEFAAKYGVKIHVKSSFVDEDGTWIVEENEEMERVAVRGISHELKESKITVVKVPDKPGIAAKLFKALGDNNIVVDMIVQNVSHEGYTDISFTVNKTDADFAEEIAKEVAEEVGAAGVERNDRIAKISVVGLGMKTHAGTAGKMFEVLYREGINIYAISTSEIKISCLIDEKYAELAVRALHEAFIENQETIVID, from the coding sequence TTGCCTTTAATAGTCCAGAAATACGGCGGAACTTCTGTAGGAAGTATAGAAAGAATTAAAAATGTTGCAAATAAAGTAAAAAGAGCAGTTGATGCAGGTAATAAGGTAGTTGTTGTTTCTTCTGCAATGTCAGGGGAAACAGACAGATTACTTGGGCTTACAAGGGAACTTTCCTCCAGACCTGACCCAAGGGAACAGGATATGGTTGTTTCCACAGGGGAACAGGTTGCTATTGGTCTTCTCGCAATAGCATTAAAAGAGCTTGGGATAGATGCCATAAGCCTGACAGGATGGCAGGTGCCTATTATTACAGATGATGCCCATACAAAAGCAAGAATTAGAAGGATAGACACAAACAGAATACATGCAGAGCTTGATAAAGGAAGAGTTGTTATTGTTGCAGGTTTTCAAGGAATTGATGAGTATGGAGATATAACAACCCTCGGTAGAGGAGGCTCAGATACAACGGCAGTTGCACTGGCTGCTGCTTTAAAAGCAGATGTATGTGAGATATACACAGATGTTACAGGGGTATTTACAGCAGACCCGAGAATTGTTGAGAATGCAAGGAAAATTCCTGTGATTTCTTATGAAGAAATGATGGAAATGGCCTCATTAGGTTCTAAAGTTATGCAAATCAGGTCTGTAGAATTTGCCGCCAAATATGGCGTTAAAATACACGTGAAGTCCTCATTTGTTGATGAGGATGGAACATGGATTGTGGAGGAAAATGAAGAAATGGAAAGGGTAGCAGTTAGAGGAATAAGTCATGAATTAAAAGAGTCCAAAATAACAGTTGTTAAAGTTCCAGATAAACCGGGTATTGCTGCAAAGCTGTTCAAAGCACTGGGAGATAACAATATAGTAGTTGATATGATCGTCCAGAATGTATCCCATGAAGGATACACAGATATATCTTTTACAGTGAATAAAACTGATGCTGATTTTGCAGAGGAAATAGCGAAAGAAGTCGCTGAAGAAGTAGGTGCAGCAGGAGTAGAAAGAAACGACAGAATAGCAAAAATATCTGTGGTTGGTTTAGGAATGAAAACCCATGCAGGAACTGCAGGAAAGATGTTTGAAGTTCTATATAGGGAAGGAATTAATATTTATGCAATCTCAACTTCAGAAATCAAAATATCCTGCCTGATAGATGAAAAATATGCAGAACTTGCAGTAAGGGCTTTACATGAAGCATTTATAGAAAATCAGGAAACAATTGTTATTGATTAG
- a CDS encoding aminotransferase class IV, with protein sequence MSEIITLNGRETSVENFNRTLMYGEGVFETFRYNNGLPKFIKKHYQRLIKGAKTLGIPSITEEDYIYYIEETIKQAEGNDLYVKTILVSEGNSEFSVLPVASKLLVIVRPFKPMQKEKISLTLAPFKVHSSDPLLKIKSTNYMRNVLGKRYARENGFDDVVFLNENDEITETSSANIFWIKGRFLYTPSLDCGILPGITREAVINEAKKDGWTVVEGRFYLDDLKKADYIFVTNALNGIIRVEKFNFIY encoded by the coding sequence ATGAGCGAAATTATTACACTTAACGGAAGGGAAACTTCCGTAGAAAATTTCAACAGAACCCTTATGTATGGGGAAGGTGTTTTTGAAACATTCCGGTATAACAATGGATTACCAAAGTTTATTAAAAAACATTATCAAAGGCTCATAAAAGGAGCAAAAACACTTGGAATTCCTTCTATAACAGAGGAAGATTATATTTACTACATTGAGGAAACAATCAAACAAGCAGAAGGAAATGATTTGTATGTAAAGACAATACTTGTTTCAGAAGGAAATTCTGAATTTTCGGTATTACCTGTTGCAAGTAAACTACTTGTTATTGTAAGACCATTTAAACCTATGCAAAAAGAAAAAATATCTCTTACTCTTGCACCGTTTAAGGTTCACAGTTCAGACCCACTACTGAAAATAAAATCCACAAACTATATGAGAAATGTATTAGGAAAAAGATATGCAAGGGAAAATGGGTTTGATGATGTTGTTTTCTTAAATGAAAATGATGAAATTACAGAAACATCATCTGCAAATATATTCTGGATCAAAGGAAGATTTTTATACACCCCATCGCTTGATTGTGGAATTTTGCCAGGTATTACAAGAGAAGCTGTGATTAATGAAGCAAAAAAGGATGGCTGGACAGTAGTTGAAGGAAGATTTTATCTTGATGACCTGAAAAAAGCAGACTATATATTCGTTACCAATGCCCTAAATGGTATAATTAGAGTGGAAAAATTTAATTTTATTTACTGA